The following coding sequences lie in one Spinacia oleracea cultivar Varoflay chromosome 1, BTI_SOV_V1, whole genome shotgun sequence genomic window:
- the LOC130465823 gene encoding uncharacterized protein, which translates to MIQGNYRTMDFLELRKQQLLYNFEEFEREFLPPYDDSESVTKLNSGKNMSWIEEMEQEFVSNQLNVRKIQASGSNTLIWKQLEMLSDQIHETEENKNMKPSNEENIVYIELSDTTTTTESSYFSLENLNMDIESPTQIHNIAYPPTPSLTLLEELGYELTKEMNYTNDPLIIGSSCSDILVPPHAENMNTYDLINLDEHHLPPLDPSFLEFIDFEIPASLQMEIDNTAHINKATADYFTKKVDGNLRVPKGVCCGGKCWRYVESKLSSMQSIPRGRKRKGFEPTPDQISLKKHRQKIRNRESAAAAYKKVKAHIEKLETQIKDLKEENNIRRNLIKFMEDASQIPPEKRSLGRTTSGCI; encoded by the exons ATGATACAGGGGAATTACAGGACTATGGATTTTCTGGAACTTCGAAAACAGCAGCTGTTATACAATTTTGAGGAGTTTGAAAGAGAGTTTTTACCACCGTATGACGACTCAGAGTCGGTAACAAAGCTGAATTCAGGAAAAAATATGTCTTGGATAGAAGAAATGGAGCAGGAATTTGTTTCTAATCAGCTGAATGTCAGAAAGATTCAGGCTTCAGGTTCGAACACATTAATATGGAAGCAGCTTGAGATGTTGTCAGACCAAATTCATGAAACTGAAGAGAACAAAAACATGAAACCCTCTAATGAAGAGAACATTGTTTACATTGAGCTGAGTGACACAACAACTACTACTGAGTCCTCTTATTTCAGCCTAGAGAACCTAAACATGGATATCGAATCACCAACTCAAATTCACAACATTGCATACCCCCCCACACCATCGTTAACACTACTAGAAGAGTTGGGTTATGAGCTAACTAAAGAAATGAACTACACTAATGATCCACTAATCATAGGATCCTCATGTTCAGACATTTTAGTACCTCCTCATGCCGAAAATATGAACACCTATGACCTAATTAACTTGGATGAACATCATCTTCCACCTTTAGATCCGTCATTCTTAGAATTTATTGATTTTGAGATCCCGGCTAGTCTGCAAATGGAAATAGACAACACAGCTCACATAAACAAAGCCACTGCTGATTACTTTACTAAGAAAGTGGATGGAAATTTGAGGGTTCCGAAAGGGGTATGTTGTGGAGGCAAATGCTGGAGGTATGTGGAAAGCAAGCTGAGTTCAATGCAAAGTATCCCTAGAGGAAGGAAGAGAAAAGGCTTTGAGCCAACGCCTGATCAGATTAGCCTTAAAAAACACCGCCAAAAGATCAGGAACAGAgaatctgctgctgctgcttacAAAAAAGTAAAG GCTCATATTGAAAAGCTAGAAACGCAAATTAAGGACCTTAAGGAGGAGAATAACATAAGAAGAAACTTGATAAAG TTTATGGAAGATGCTTCTCAAATACCACCGGAGAAGCGATCTCTTGGTCGAACCACATCAGGATGTATATGA
- the LOC110775051 gene encoding transcription factor bHLH101-like has translation MLAMSPLCPTLGWEYPLELRTDQAFDNFDFDSVFLTNNLSSSSQVEDYRGNQESSDHGNKRSESPQGTSSTDKPLLSKKLNHNANERDRRKKINDMYSSLRALLPATDQRKKLSIPATIGQVLEYIPQIQNQVENLAHKMEQLLSKTSILQGSSGELNQEKTSRRCITNETTTSCSVSANKLGDKEMVIQISTFERISISEVLLLLEENGYLVIDVSSFQSFGGTTFYNIHLWIEGSCNVNLAKLKEVVVSLLLKQQMEMRMRVHS, from the exons ATGTTAGCAATGTCTCCTTTATGCCCTACTTTAGGATGGGAGTATCCCTTAGAATTAAGGACAGACCAAGCCTTTGATAACTTTGATTTCGATTCTGTTTTTCTTACTAATAATCTTTCATCCTCGTCTCAAGTTGAAGATTATAGAGGTAATCAAGAGTCTAGTGATCATGGGAATAAGCGAAGTGAATCGCCAcaaggtacaagttcaacaGATAAGCCATTGTTATCTAAGAAGCTTAATCATAATGCAAATGAGAGAGATAGAAGAAAGAAGATCAATGACATGTATTCCTCTCTACGTGCCTTGCTTCCTGCAACTGATCAAAGG AAAAAGCTAAGTATTCCAGCGACAATTGGACAGGTGCTTGAATATATACCTCAAATACAAAATCAGGTAGAAAATCTAGCTCATAAAATGGAACAACTTCTATCAAAAACTTCAATATTACAAGGAAGTTCAGGGGAACTCAATCAAGAGAAAACCTCAAGGAGGTGCATAACTAATGAGACAACGACGTCGTGTTCGGTTTCTGCAAATAAATTGGGTGACAAGGAAATGGTAATCCAAATATCAACATTTGAGAGAATATCAATATCTGAGGTGCTTTTGCTACTTGAGGAGAATGGTTATCTTGTCATTGATGTTTCTTCTTTCCAATCCTTTGGAGGAACAACTTTCTACAATATACATTTGTGG ATTGAAGGAAGCTGTAACGTGAACCTCGCAAAGTTGAAGGAAGTAGTAGTGTCCCTGCTTCTGAAGCAACAAATGGAGATGCGGATGCGAGTACACTCCTAG